The following proteins are co-located in the Dietzia timorensis genome:
- a CDS encoding SDR family oxidoreductase, which yields MDKSPQDDVAGHFHGKVAIVTGAASGIGAALVTQLAVHGARVVAVDRAEIPGPPPGVLAVAGDVSDSDVIARSIELAEAEFGPVDMYFANAGVMGGADIGSEDEWATGMDVNFYAHVRAARLLVPGWAERGSGHFVSTASAAGLLTQVGAAVYSATKHAAVAFAEWLSVTYGDAGVGVTCLCPMGVDTALVRDGAASADPRARAAIRAVTSAGAVLSSDDVARQTLAAVAAGEFLVLPHPEVRDMWQGRAGDTQRWISGMRRYQAAVRAAEDG from the coding sequence GCCACTTCCACGGGAAGGTCGCGATCGTCACGGGCGCGGCCAGCGGGATCGGGGCGGCGCTGGTAACGCAGCTCGCCGTTCACGGCGCGCGAGTCGTGGCCGTGGACCGGGCCGAAATCCCCGGTCCGCCGCCCGGCGTGCTCGCGGTGGCCGGGGACGTGAGCGACTCCGACGTCATCGCGCGGTCCATCGAGTTGGCCGAGGCCGAGTTCGGCCCGGTGGACATGTATTTCGCCAACGCGGGCGTGATGGGCGGGGCCGACATCGGCAGCGAGGACGAGTGGGCGACCGGGATGGACGTGAACTTCTACGCGCACGTTCGCGCCGCGCGGCTCCTCGTGCCCGGCTGGGCCGAGCGCGGGTCCGGGCATTTCGTCTCCACGGCCTCGGCGGCGGGGCTGCTCACGCAGGTCGGGGCGGCCGTGTACTCCGCGACCAAGCACGCCGCGGTGGCCTTCGCCGAGTGGTTGTCGGTGACGTACGGCGACGCCGGCGTCGGTGTGACCTGCTTGTGTCCGATGGGCGTGGACACCGCGCTGGTCCGAGACGGCGCGGCGTCGGCGGACCCGCGGGCGCGCGCCGCCATCCGGGCCGTCACCTCCGCGGGTGCGGTGCTTTCTTCCGATGACGTCGCACGCCAGACCCTCGCGGCTGTCGCGGCCGGCGAGTTCCTCGTCCTCCCGCACCCGGAGGTCCGGGACATGTGGCAGGGCCGCGCCGGCGACACTCAGCGCTGGATTTCCGGAATGCGGCGCTACCAGGCAGCTGTGCGGGCGGCCGAGGACGGGTAG